Proteins from one Salinispora arenicola genomic window:
- a CDS encoding PIG-L deacetylase family protein, translating into MVTAPTSMLAVMAHPDDPELWAGATLAAGAAAGSTLTIVLPRHGDPRDTEAAASAATLGATLTLMDDLTASVLSSFLLELRPEVLITHPSTDMHPDHRAIARTVNAALPEAVIATGHPRRIYSCDSYNNLARDGHPLHLPVIIDATEMWDTKMQALAAHASQPIMNHLGPMAHTLGRLHGSRIGTTYAEAFAPLPVLGRLPAEPSL; encoded by the coding sequence ATGGTGACCGCACCAACCTCCATGCTCGCCGTCATGGCCCACCCCGACGACCCCGAACTCTGGGCTGGTGCCACCCTCGCCGCCGGAGCCGCCGCCGGTTCCACCCTTACCATCGTCCTGCCACGCCACGGCGACCCGCGAGACACCGAGGCCGCCGCCAGCGCAGCCACCCTTGGCGCGACGCTGACCCTCATGGACGACCTGACCGCATCCGTCCTCAGCTCGTTCCTGCTCGAACTACGCCCCGAAGTGCTGATCACCCACCCGAGCACCGACATGCACCCCGACCACCGAGCTATCGCCCGCACCGTCAACGCCGCCCTTCCCGAGGCGGTGATCGCCACCGGACACCCGCGCCGCATATACAGCTGCGACAGCTACAACAACCTCGCCCGCGATGGCCACCCACTGCACCTGCCCGTCATCATCGACGCCACCGAGATGTGGGACACCAAGATGCAGGCCCTCGCTGCCCACGCCTCCCAACCCATCATGAACCACCTCGGGCCGATGGCGCACACCCTCGGCCGGCTGCACGGCAGTCGCATCGGCACCACCTACGCCGAGGCATTCGCCCCGTTACCGGTCCTCGGCCGACTGCCCGCCGAGCCATCGCTGTAG
- a CDS encoding 5'-3' exonuclease, with the protein MGGPPSQPGNAPLLLVDGHNLLWGATFGFPAEVRSRDKTRNLTGLFAFFALLRVAVRDKLPAPPEIIVVFDGEHGSAGRRATDDSYKAQRPTDPAALAPLLFLPHVKRGLDAVGITWVELPHDEADDVIATLTTTTPAGREVIVMSRDRDFYQLVSSQVRILNTRFRAGARLVDPAGVRDRHGVDPHQWPDYRALTGDPADNIPGVRGIGAGTAVKLLAGGLTLEDLPSSGRLDHGRGRAVTEQWEHALKWRSMIRLITDLDVPVRPNGRISPAIPAPRDIVETLQLW; encoded by the coding sequence ATGGGCGGCCCCCCGTCCCAGCCCGGCAATGCCCCGCTCCTACTCGTCGACGGCCACAACCTGCTCTGGGGCGCCACGTTCGGCTTCCCCGCCGAAGTCCGCTCCCGCGACAAAACCCGCAACCTCACCGGCCTGTTCGCGTTCTTCGCCCTGCTCCGCGTAGCCGTCCGCGACAAACTACCCGCACCGCCGGAGATCATCGTGGTGTTCGACGGCGAGCACGGCTCCGCCGGCCGCCGCGCCACCGACGACAGCTACAAAGCCCAGCGGCCCACCGACCCCGCCGCGCTCGCTCCGCTGCTGTTCCTGCCCCACGTCAAGCGCGGCCTTGATGCTGTCGGCATCACGTGGGTCGAGCTGCCGCACGACGAGGCCGACGACGTGATCGCCACCCTGACCACCACCACCCCAGCGGGACGCGAGGTGATCGTCATGTCCCGGGACCGGGACTTCTACCAACTCGTCAGCTCCCAGGTGCGGATCCTCAACACCCGATTCCGGGCCGGCGCCAGACTCGTCGATCCCGCCGGGGTACGCGACCGCCACGGTGTCGACCCCCACCAATGGCCGGACTACCGCGCCCTCACCGGCGACCCTGCCGACAACATCCCCGGCGTGCGCGGGATCGGCGCCGGCACCGCCGTTAAGCTCCTCGCTGGCGGGCTCACCCTTGAAGACCTGCCCTCCTCCGGGCGCCTCGACCACGGCCGCGGCCGTGCGGTCACCGAACAGTGGGAACACGCCCTCAAATGGCGGAGCATGATCCGCCTCATCACCGACCTCGACGTGCCCGTCCGCCCCAACGGCCGGATCAGCCCGGCGATCCCCGCACCGCGCGACATCGTCGAAACCCTCCAGCTATGGTGA